One stretch of Ananas comosus cultivar F153 linkage group 6, ASM154086v1, whole genome shotgun sequence DNA includes these proteins:
- the LOC109711328 gene encoding histone H3.2 has translation MARTKQTARKSTGGKAPRKQLATKAARKSAPATGGVKKPHRFRPGTVALREIRKYQKSTELLIRKLPFQRLVREIAQDFKTDLRFQSSAVAALQEAAEAYLVGLFEDTNLCAIHAKRVTIMPKDIQLARRIRGERA, from the coding sequence ATGGCTCGGACGAAGCAGACGGCGCGGAAGTCGACGGGGGGGAAGGCGCCGAGGAAGCAGCTGGCGACGAAGGCGGCGCGGAAGTCAGCGCCGGCGACGGGTGGGGTGAAGAAGCCGCACCGGTTCCGGCCGGGGACGGTGGCGCTGCGGGAGATCCGCAAGTACCAGAAGAGCACGGAGCTGCTGATCCGGAAGCTGCCCTTCCAGCGCCTCGTGAGGGAGATCGCGCAGGACTTCAAGACGGACCTGCGCTTCCAGAGCTCCGCCGTCGCCGCGCTGCAGGAGGCCGCCGAGGCCTACCTGGTCGGGCTCTTCGAGGACACCAACCTCTGCGCCATCCACGCCAAGCGCGTCACCATCATGCCCAAGGACATCCAGCTCGCCCGCCGCATCCGCGGAGAGCGCGCCTAG